Below is a window of bacterium DNA.
GTAACCCTTGTTGTAGCCCTTGTTGTAGCCCTTGTTGTAGCCCTTGTTGTATTCCTTGTTTTAACCCTTTTTGTATTCCTTTTTCTATTCCTTGTTTTAACCCTTGTTTTAAGGCAAACTCTATCGCACCTCTTTGCATTCGGATAAAATCGTGCCGCTTATATTGAA
It encodes the following:
- a CDS encoding transposase; translation: QYKRHDFIRMQRGAIEFALKQGLKQGIEKGIQKGLKQGIQQGLQQGLQQGLQQGLQQGLQQGLQQGKIEVAKSLLKSGEKVEKISQVTGLTIEEIKGIN